One window from the genome of Bacteroidota bacterium encodes:
- a CDS encoding biopolymer transporter ExbD, producing the protein MSEVQQQESSDKGGKHKKVRAKKSSTHVDMTPMVDLAFLLLTFFIMTTTFSKPKTMDITMPVKDEVKDEDRTKVPASQTMSVILTADNKVIWYFGQEDPEKPPVTSMATFSQTGENSIHKILLEKNALVNNQVKAVEDSVKRGLIEDKEDVIKAHKAAVKNAEKKGLIVLIKPDETSKYNNLVDILDEMLICNVARYAIVDLSESEKELVKNTK; encoded by the coding sequence ATGTCAGAAGTACAACAACAAGAAAGCTCCGACAAAGGAGGCAAACATAAAAAGGTCCGTGCAAAGAAGTCGTCAACTCACGTTGACATGACTCCGATGGTTGATCTTGCCTTTCTTCTGCTTACATTCTTTATCATGACAACAACGTTCTCTAAACCGAAGACCATGGACATTACCATGCCGGTGAAAGACGAGGTTAAGGATGAAGACAGAACAAAAGTTCCGGCATCACAGACGATGTCAGTAATTCTTACAGCTGACAATAAAGTGATCTGGTATTTCGGTCAGGAAGACCCGGAGAAACCACCGGTAACAAGTATGGCAACGTTTTCTCAAACAGGAGAAAACAGTATTCATAAAATATTGCTTGAGAAAAATGCTCTTGTGAACAATCAGGTTAAAGCGGTTGAAGATTCAGTAAAACGCGGATTGATCGAAGACAAAGAAGATGTAATTAAAGCACACAAAGCAGCAGTAAAAAATGCTGAGAAAAAAGGATTGATCGTTCTTATCAAACCTGATGAGACATCAAAATATAATAATCTGGTAGACATCTTAGATGAAATGTTGATCTGTAACGTAGCACGTTATGCAATTGTAGATCTGTCAGAGTCAGAAAAGGAACTGGTTAAAAACACTAAATAA
- a CDS encoding biopolymer transporter ExbD, with amino-acid sequence MPKIKIAKKSPSLDMTPMVDLAFLLVTFFMLTTKFRPDEPVIVDQPSSVSQIPLPDKGVLMLTIDGKGRVFFNVEGQQIRRDILDRLGSHFNMTFDENEKKRFSVLSSIGMPMKDLKKYLNAESEERKVLNAETKGIPIDSTNNELAIWVNSARKAAPRFSLAIKGDREADIPTIKRVISILQDNKANRFALITNLEGAPEAAK; translated from the coding sequence ATGCCAAAAATAAAAATAGCCAAAAAGAGTCCTTCACTGGACATGACGCCGATGGTTGATCTGGCCTTCCTTCTTGTTACATTCTTTATGTTAACAACGAAGTTTCGCCCCGATGAACCGGTGATCGTTGACCAGCCATCTTCAGTGAGCCAGATTCCACTACCCGATAAAGGTGTGTTAATGCTTACAATAGATGGTAAAGGCCGGGTGTTTTTCAATGTTGAAGGTCAGCAGATAAGAAGAGATATTCTGGATCGTCTGGGAAGTCACTTTAATATGACTTTCGACGAAAACGAAAAAAAGCGGTTTTCAGTGCTTTCTTCAATAGGAATGCCAATGAAAGATTTGAAGAAATATTTGAATGCTGAATCAGAAGAGCGAAAAGTATTGAATGCAGAAACAAAAGGTATTCCGATTGATTCCACGAACAATGAATTAGCTATCTGGGTAAACTCAGCTCGTAAAGCAGCTCCAAGATTCAGCCTGGCAATTAAAGGTGACCGTGAAGCAGATATTCCAACGATCAAAAGAGTAATTTCAATTTTACAGGATAATAAAGCAAACCGATTCGCGCTCATCACCAATTTGGAAGGTGCTCCGGAAGCGGCAAAGTAA
- a CDS encoding energy transducer TonB → MKVSFDWSSAVSPERNELVFEGRNKEYGGYVLRQKYQKRIIIAMIASITGLGLAIAIPMIVAYINKVVVTRETAITESITLAEPPPIDKSTPPPPPVIPPPPVQQTIKFTPPKVVKDEEVVEPPPTQDEVKEVQVSTVTQEGEDIVDIPEDPIVGDPDEGKIFQFVEEPPSFPGGEDKLMEYLSKNIKYPTIAKENNIQGRVYVTFVVDKDGKVTGAKVLRGIGGGCDEEALRVVKNMPEWKPGRQNGRSVLVQYNLPVVFNLK, encoded by the coding sequence ATGAAAGTATCATTTGACTGGTCGAGTGCAGTAAGTCCCGAAAGGAATGAGCTGGTGTTTGAAGGCCGCAACAAAGAATATGGCGGTTATGTTTTACGTCAGAAATACCAGAAACGCATTATCATTGCGATGATAGCATCTATTACCGGTCTTGGACTGGCAATTGCGATACCTATGATCGTAGCTTACATCAACAAGGTTGTTGTTACAAGAGAAACAGCGATCACAGAATCGATTACTCTTGCAGAACCACCACCGATTGACAAATCTACTCCACCGCCGCCACCGGTAATTCCTCCGCCACCGGTTCAGCAAACAATAAAATTCACTCCGCCAAAAGTTGTAAAAGACGAAGAGGTTGTAGAACCACCGCCAACACAGGATGAAGTAAAAGAAGTTCAGGTTAGTACAGTAACCCAAGAGGGAGAAGACATTGTAGATATTCCGGAAGATCCAATTGTAGGAGATCCTGATGAAGGGAAAATTTTTCAGTTTGTTGAAGAGCCACCATCATTTCCGGGTGGAGAAGATAAACTGATGGAGTATTTAAGCAAGAACATTAAATATCCAACCATTGCGAAAGAAAACAATATTCAAGGCCGCGTATATGTAACATTTGTCGTAGATAAAGATGGCAAGGTTACCGGGGCAAAAGTATTGCGCGGTATTGGCGGAGGCTGTGACGAGGAAGCTCTTCGTGTTGTAAAGAATATGCCTGAGTGGAAACCGGGACGTCAGAACGGAAGAAGCGTATTGGTACAATACAATCTGCCGGTTGTATTTAACTTAAAGTAA
- a CDS encoding tetratricopeptide repeat protein — MKKTIIYFSLIILGALNASAQSIQEARKLTENEQYEESSAMYKQLISAKPTDANLYYFFGDNLLSDENADSARIVFEKGKTIDANNALIKIGTAKLLMDAINVREAKASLAKDGNNPELKNRNEDAVANVASAVKLLDEAVATAPAKDPLILIEAAEAYIHYENKDLDKAKLLLDKANAIDPKNVEVNILYGEIYGNLSNATLAAEYFNKAQELDPKSARAIVSKGRLYYNSTNYDAAAEEFERAIKLDLPMHLLIALLHMLI, encoded by the coding sequence ATGAAAAAAACAATAATATATTTCAGTCTGATTATTCTGGGTGCATTAAATGCATCAGCACAATCAATTCAGGAAGCAAGAAAGCTGACGGAGAACGAACAATATGAGGAGTCGTCGGCAATGTATAAACAGCTTATTTCTGCGAAGCCTACAGATGCAAATCTGTATTACTTTTTTGGGGATAATCTCTTGTCTGATGAAAATGCTGATTCTGCAAGAATAGTTTTTGAAAAAGGAAAAACGATCGATGCGAATAATGCTTTGATAAAGATCGGTACAGCAAAATTGTTAATGGATGCGATAAATGTCCGTGAAGCAAAAGCGTCTCTCGCAAAAGATGGTAATAATCCGGAACTAAAAAATCGTAATGAAGATGCAGTAGCGAATGTTGCATCTGCTGTTAAATTATTGGATGAGGCCGTTGCGACAGCACCTGCGAAAGACCCATTGATTTTAATTGAAGCAGCTGAGGCTTATATTCATTATGAAAACAAAGATCTGGATAAAGCTAAATTGTTATTAGATAAGGCAAATGCCATTGATCCTAAAAACGTAGAAGTAAACATTCTTTATGGTGAGATCTATGGAAATCTATCGAATGCAACACTTGCAGCAGAGTATTTTAACAAAGCTCAGGAGCTTGATCCAAAATCAGCGCGTGCAATTGTAAGTAAAGGTCGGTTGTATTACAATTCTACAAATTACGATGCAGCCGCAGAAGAATTTGAAAGAGCAATCAAATTAGATCTGCCTATGCACCTGCTTATAGCGCTGTTGCATATGCTTATTTGA
- a CDS encoding amino acid permease encodes MASKHFNKKSLSVLFAEADETGEHTLKRTLGPTQLVMLGIGAIIGAGLFSITGGAAAHNAGPAVTISFVIAAVACAFAGLCYAEFASMIPVAGSAYTYSYATMGRFIAWIIGWDLVLEYAVGAATVSISWSRYLVKFFEHYNVHLSPQMTMSPWDSVTMADGSIVTGIMNLPAVFIVVLMSLILVRGTQESSRINGVIVGLKVAVVLIFIGLGWNYIDTANYTPYIPANTGNFGEFGWSGIVRAAGIIFFAYIGFDAVSTAAQEAKNPKKDMPIGILVSLAICTVLYILFAHVMTGLAHYTEFQGQDGIAPVAVAIEHTPYEWLKQAIILAILAGYSSVILVMLLGQSRVFFSMSKDGLLPPVFCRIHPKFKTPHKSNLLFAVFVSLFAAFIPARVVGEMTSIGTLFAFVLVCIGVLVLRKTQPDAPRVFKTPMVPLVPILGVLFCVFMMASLPFDTWLRLMAWMAVGVGIYFWYGAKNAKF; translated from the coding sequence ATGGCATCAAAGCACTTTAACAAAAAGTCGTTATCAGTACTTTTTGCAGAAGCAGACGAAACCGGAGAACACACACTCAAGAGAACACTAGGCCCAACACAATTAGTTATGTTGGGAATAGGTGCCATCATTGGCGCCGGACTTTTCAGCATAACCGGTGGTGCCGCAGCGCATAATGCCGGACCGGCCGTTACGATTTCATTTGTTATTGCAGCAGTTGCATGTGCCTTTGCAGGATTATGTTATGCAGAGTTCGCATCGATGATTCCCGTTGCAGGATCTGCATACACGTACTCTTATGCAACCATGGGAAGATTCATTGCATGGATCATCGGATGGGATCTTGTACTTGAATATGCAGTAGGAGCAGCTACTGTTTCCATTAGTTGGTCCAGGTATCTTGTAAAATTTTTCGAACACTATAATGTTCACCTCTCGCCACAGATGACCATGTCGCCATGGGATTCAGTCACCATGGCCGACGGATCGATCGTTACAGGAATTATGAACCTGCCTGCAGTTTTCATAGTTGTTTTAATGTCTTTGATCCTCGTCAGAGGAACTCAGGAGTCGTCAAGAATAAATGGCGTGATCGTAGGATTAAAAGTTGCCGTCGTTCTGATCTTTATCGGACTAGGATGGAATTATATTGACACTGCAAACTACACACCATACATTCCTGCAAACACCGGCAACTTCGGTGAATTCGGATGGAGTGGAATTGTCAGGGCTGCCGGAATTATTTTCTTCGCTTACATTGGTTTTGATGCAGTTTCTACTGCTGCCCAGGAAGCAAAGAATCCGAAGAAGGATATGCCTATAGGTATTTTAGTCTCGCTGGCAATATGTACGGTCTTATATATTTTGTTTGCACACGTAATGACAGGTTTAGCGCATTACACAGAATTTCAGGGACAAGACGGAATTGCCCCGGTTGCAGTTGCCATTGAGCATACTCCGTATGAATGGTTAAAGCAAGCGATCATACTTGCTATTCTTGCGGGTTATTCTTCTGTGATACTTGTTATGTTACTAGGACAATCCCGTGTGTTCTTCTCTATGTCGAAAGACGGTCTGCTTCCACCTGTATTCTGTAGAATACATCCGAAGTTTAAAACACCTCACAAATCAAACTTACTGTTTGCAGTATTCGTTAGTTTGTTTGCTGCATTTATTCCTGCACGTGTTGTCGGTGAGATGACAAGTATAGGAACACTCTTCGCTTTCGTTCTCGTTTGTATTGGAGTATTGGTTTTACGAAAAACTCAACCGGATGCACCACGGGTATTTAAAACTCCTATGGTACCATTGGTTCCAATTTTAGGAGTATTGTTCTGTGTATTTATGATGGCATCATTACCATTTGATACATGGTTACGACTGATGGCATGGATGGCTGTAGGTGTCGGAATTTATTTCTGGTATGGGGCTAAGAATGCGAAGTTTTGA
- a CDS encoding substrate-binding domain-containing protein, which produces MKIKARVLSLFTVVAFFFSCSNDGAKHAPYTDTPTSGEILILADESYEPLIQVQIDTFQEIYVKAKINVRYLPEEELFKQLMNNDTVRIAITARDLNDAERKDFEVRTIVPRNLRIASDGVALIVNPENPDTLLTTDQLQSILQGKYSTWKDLSVTGIKDSILVVFDKNGSANARYLKEKFLGDKSFPKNSYATNSSAAVVEYVSKTKGAIGVIGVNWISDSDDSTTTSFLDKIKVMGISQMDSAGVQLDYYKPFQAYIALKSYPLIRDIMIVNIEGRSGLGTGFASFVAGDKGQRMIRMMGLLPATMPVRIIQVN; this is translated from the coding sequence ATGAAAATAAAAGCAAGAGTACTCTCACTTTTTACGGTCGTCGCATTTTTTTTTTCATGTAGTAACGATGGTGCTAAACACGCACCCTATACCGATACTCCCACCAGCGGAGAAATCCTGATACTTGCCGATGAATCCTATGAGCCTTTGATTCAGGTTCAGATAGACACATTTCAGGAAATTTATGTAAAGGCAAAGATCAATGTCCGGTATTTACCCGAAGAGGAATTATTCAAGCAATTGATGAATAACGACACCGTTCGGATTGCAATTACTGCGCGCGACCTGAATGATGCCGAGCGAAAGGATTTTGAAGTTAGAACGATCGTTCCACGTAATTTGAGAATAGCATCTGATGGAGTTGCATTGATCGTTAATCCGGAAAATCCGGATACGCTTCTTACAACAGATCAGCTGCAATCAATTTTGCAGGGGAAATACAGTACCTGGAAAGATCTTTCCGTTACCGGAATCAAAGACAGCATACTTGTTGTCTTCGACAAGAACGGTTCTGCTAATGCACGATACTTAAAAGAAAAATTTCTGGGCGACAAATCTTTTCCCAAAAACAGTTATGCAACCAACTCCAGTGCTGCTGTTGTTGAGTATGTAAGCAAAACAAAAGGTGCCATTGGAGTGATCGGAGTGAACTGGATCAGCGATTCTGATGACTCAACTACAACTTCTTTTCTCGATAAAATCAAAGTAATGGGAATTTCCCAGATGGACTCCGCAGGTGTTCAATTAGACTATTATAAGCCATTTCAAGCGTATATTGCGTTGAAAAGCTATCCATTGATCAGAGACATTATGATCGTCAATATCGAGGGCCGGAGTGGACTTGGCACAGGCTTTGCTTCCTTTGTCGCAGGAGATAAAGGCCAAAGGATGATTCGGATGATGGGACTACTTCCGGCAACAATGCCGGTAAGGATCATTCAGGTTAATTAA